A single Carnobacterium alterfunditum DSM 5972 DNA region contains:
- a CDS encoding LTA synthase family protein — protein sequence MGFRGEPIYPSDAAFLKDISFFIEIVDFKAIVIIIIGIVLLITISLLYFKFRTKKNLSKFTKGFRVIGLIIVSLMLLYVYQFNSPNNKVKAAFNEYVNWISYSQEKNYTRNGFVSGLLYNLKSPALERPKDYSQERIEEIVIKYSKEAKAINNNRNGIIDDINIIFIMNETFSDAQRLDGFTINGGDPLENYREFSQDHMHGQVLSQAYGGGTANIEFEALTGISLEPLSGNISIPYIHLSDKLNLLTTITDYAKASNHYLTAIHPHNSTMYKRIDNYKTFGFDQMRFKNDMKYTDVIDRSPYISDEASYKEVMDVMNNTDKKDFIHLVTMQNHMRYSGKYDNVEFKVKGVPETAEAENYLKGIQYSDIALKEYLEELDSYDEKVMIVFWGDHLPSFYGNKLVELNGYQKMHETPLMFYTNFIDDKKDIGTVSPIYFINYVLEIADAKVSPFIAMLERMKQVLPAFEKNFYLERETGVKNSRDELKHSTQLLLEEYDLILYDITTGKNYSKDLRFY from the coding sequence ATGGGATTTCGTGGAGAACCAATTTATCCTTCGGACGCGGCATTTTTAAAGGATATATCGTTCTTCATAGAGATAGTAGATTTTAAGGCTATAGTAATAATAATAATTGGAATTGTACTTCTTATTACTATTTCTTTATTGTATTTTAAATTTAGAACAAAGAAAAATCTTTCAAAATTTACAAAAGGATTTAGAGTGATTGGGCTGATTATAGTAAGTTTAATGCTGTTATATGTATATCAATTCAATTCTCCAAATAATAAGGTGAAAGCTGCTTTTAATGAATATGTTAATTGGATTTCGTATAGTCAAGAAAAAAATTATACAAGAAATGGCTTTGTTTCAGGGTTATTGTACAATTTAAAGTCCCCAGCATTAGAACGTCCTAAAGATTATAGTCAGGAAAGAATTGAAGAAATAGTTATAAAGTATTCAAAAGAAGCCAAAGCTATCAATAATAATAGAAATGGTATTATCGATGATATTAACATCATTTTTATTATGAATGAAACTTTTTCAGATGCACAACGTTTAGATGGTTTTACAATAAACGGAGGAGATCCCCTGGAAAATTATAGAGAATTCTCACAGGACCATATGCATGGTCAAGTTTTGTCTCAAGCGTACGGAGGAGGAACTGCTAATATAGAGTTTGAAGCTTTAACGGGTATTTCATTAGAGCCTCTTTCAGGGAATATTTCAATACCATACATCCATCTTAGTGATAAATTGAATTTATTAACGACAATCACTGATTATGCAAAAGCATCGAATCATTATTTAACAGCGATTCATCCTCATAATTCAACCATGTACAAACGAATTGATAATTATAAAACATTCGGTTTTGATCAAATGCGATTTAAAAATGATATGAAATATACAGATGTAATTGATCGAAGTCCATATATATCGGATGAAGCTTCTTATAAAGAAGTAATGGATGTTATGAATAATACAGATAAAAAAGATTTTATTCATTTAGTCACCATGCAGAATCATATGAGGTATAGTGGGAAATACGATAATGTTGAATTTAAAGTGAAAGGAGTTCCAGAAACTGCTGAAGCTGAAAATTATTTAAAGGGAATCCAATATAGTGATATCGCATTAAAAGAATATTTAGAAGAGTTAGATTCTTATGATGAAAAGGTAATGATTGTTTTTTGGGGAGACCATTTGCCATCTTTTTATGGGAATAAACTTGTAGAATTAAATGGTTATCAAAAAATGCATGAGACACCATTAATGTTTTATACGAACTTTATAGATGATAAAAAAGACATAGGAACGGTTAGTCCAATTTATTTTATAAACTATGTATTAGAAATTGCAGATGCAAAGGTTAGCCCTTTCATAGCAATGTTAGAGAGAATGAAGCAAGTTCTACCTGCTTTTGAGAAAAATTTCTACCTAGAAAGAGAAACTGGGGTGAAAAATTCGCGAGACGAATTAAAACATTCTACTCAATTGTTACTGGAAGAATACGATTTAATCCTATATGATATTACAACTGGAAAAAATTATAGTAAAGACTTAAGGTTCTATTAA
- a CDS encoding IS30 family transposase, with product MTYTHLTTDELVMIESYYHKNISVAKIAIYLNRTRTPIYTVINFLKEGHTALEYYQQYKENKKRCGRHRIVLPKKQQAYIKDKVAQGWTPDVIIGRAEEPIKCSVRTLYRQFKEKIFDETTLPMKGKRKPNGHKERRGKQAFKRNIAERVKDYPQFTKEFGHIEGDTIVGVQHKSAIITLVERLSKVIITLKPDGRKASDIETAMNHWFQVIPRNLFRSITFDCGKEFSNWKSLCNHHDIAIYFADPGTPSQRALNENSNGLLRKDGLPKEMDFNQVDQSFISSVADKRNNIPRKSLKYQTPLEVFLSYMSEDILSSLI from the coding sequence ATGACCTACACACATCTTACCACGGATGAGCTAGTGATGATAGAATCTTATTACCACAAAAATATCTCAGTTGCCAAAATAGCCATTTATTTAAACCGAACTCGTACACCCATTTATACCGTCATCAACTTCTTAAAAGAAGGTCATACGGCCCTTGAGTATTACCAACAATACAAGGAAAATAAAAAGCGTTGCGGGCGTCACAGAATCGTTCTCCCAAAGAAACAACAGGCCTACATTAAAGATAAAGTCGCTCAAGGTTGGACTCCTGATGTCATTATTGGTCGGGCGGAAGAGCCCATTAAGTGTTCTGTTCGTACCCTTTACCGCCAATTCAAAGAAAAAATCTTTGATGAAACCACACTCCCAATGAAGGGGAAAAGAAAGCCAAATGGTCATAAAGAACGTCGAGGAAAACAAGCTTTCAAGCGGAATATCGCAGAAAGAGTGAAAGATTACCCTCAATTCACTAAAGAATTTGGCCATATAGAAGGCGACACCATTGTAGGTGTCCAGCATAAAAGTGCCATTATAACGTTAGTGGAACGTCTGTCGAAAGTCATTATTACCTTGAAACCTGATGGACGTAAGGCCAGCGACATTGAAACAGCTATGAATCATTGGTTTCAAGTCATTCCAAGAAACTTATTCCGCTCTATCACGTTTGATTGTGGAAAAGAATTTTCTAACTGGAAATCATTATGCAACCACCACGATATCGCCATTTATTTTGCGGATCCTGGAACACCTTCACAACGCGCTTTAAACGAAAATTCTAACGGTCTCCTCCGAAAAGATGGCTTGCCAAAAGAAATGGACTTTAATCAAGTCGACCAATCGTTTATTTCCTCCGTTGCAGATAAGAGAAATAATATTCCAAGAAAATCATTGAAGTATCAAACACCATTGGAAGTATTTTTGAGTTACATGAGTGAAGATATTTTGTCTAGCTTAATTTGA
- a CDS encoding sugar transferase: protein MSQGEKFTKTKKIGIVLIEVLLYHLSLLLSFYIRYEGNIPMYNYKAYVNSSIYILMLFILLNLLFGVYILYNKSITDFFYLTLIIQIIMTVSIMALTFFGRWFTFPRSVIFISLIVSSIILFVWRVAVYKIYERFSGSKKVMIVGNEIDIKNAIFNIGNAKSKRHIVKYAIVSNYYYNVEKNLEKVDIVYIASDIYEEEKLKIYNLLVSKRKKLFLTTSFENLLLVKPNIMNIEDESIIEVSNFEISSEDNLIKRLIDIVFSLVLIVVASPIMLITALLVKLTSEGPVLYKQVRITKDGKDFNVLKFRSMSATAEKESGPVLASSNDARVTTVGKYIRSLRVDELPQLFNVLIGDMSVVGPRPERPFFVDQFKKENPHYYLRHNVRAGITGYAQVYGKYASDFNSKLNFDLLYIKKYSLLLDIKIMLQTIKILFDKVSSKGLDEEEQEKNKDIPSNIIYLD from the coding sequence ATGTCTCAAGGAGAAAAATTCACAAAAACTAAGAAGATAGGGATAGTATTAATAGAAGTATTATTATACCACCTTTCTCTTCTCCTTTCTTTTTATATTCGATACGAGGGTAATATACCCATGTATAATTATAAAGCTTATGTAAACTCAAGTATTTACATTTTGATGTTATTTATATTATTAAATCTACTTTTTGGGGTTTATATACTATATAACAAGTCTATTACAGATTTCTTTTATCTTACTTTGATTATACAAATAATCATGACAGTATCTATAATGGCCCTAACTTTTTTTGGTAGATGGTTTACTTTTCCAAGATCAGTGATATTCATTAGTTTAATTGTTAGTTCAATTATTCTATTTGTTTGGCGTGTGGCCGTATATAAGATTTATGAACGATTTAGTGGAAGTAAAAAAGTGATGATTGTTGGAAATGAAATAGATATAAAAAATGCGATTTTTAATATTGGAAATGCAAAGAGTAAGCGACACATAGTGAAATACGCTATTGTATCAAACTACTACTATAATGTAGAAAAAAATCTAGAAAAAGTTGATATTGTATATATAGCAAGTGATATTTATGAAGAAGAAAAATTGAAAATTTATAATTTATTAGTATCTAAAAGGAAAAAATTATTTTTAACAACTAGTTTTGAAAATTTATTACTTGTTAAACCTAATATCATGAATATTGAAGATGAAAGCATTATTGAAGTTTCAAATTTTGAAATTTCTTCAGAAGATAATTTAATTAAACGACTAATCGACATTGTCTTTTCATTAGTTCTTATAGTTGTAGCTTCACCAATAATGCTAATAACAGCATTACTTGTTAAATTAACGTCTGAAGGGCCTGTTTTATATAAACAAGTTAGAATTACTAAAGATGGCAAAGATTTTAATGTTTTAAAATTTAGAAGTATGAGCGCGACTGCTGAAAAAGAATCTGGTCCAGTATTAGCATCGTCTAATGATGCAAGAGTTACAACAGTTGGCAAATATATCCGCTCATTACGAGTGGATGAGCTTCCTCAATTGTTTAATGTATTGATAGGGGATATGTCTGTAGTAGGTCCAAGACCTGAACGACCGTTTTTTGTGGATCAATTTAAAAAAGAAAATCCACATTATTATTTACGTCATAATGTTAGAGCAGGTATAACTGGATATGCACAAGTGTATGGTAAATATGCGTCAGATTTTAATAGTAAATTAAATTTTGATCTACTATATATAAAAAAATATTCTCTACTGCTTGATATAAAAATTATGTTGCAAACAATAAAAATTCTTTTTGATAAAGTTTCGTCAAAAGGTTTGGATGAGGAAGAGCAAGAAAAAAATAAAGATATTCCTAGTAATATAATTTATTTAGATTGA